The following coding sequences lie in one Lemur catta isolate mLemCat1 chromosome 11, mLemCat1.pri, whole genome shotgun sequence genomic window:
- the GPR85 gene encoding probable G-protein coupled receptor 85, with amino-acid sequence MANYSHAADNILQNLSPLTAFLKLTSLGFIIGVSVVGNLLISILLVKDKTLHRAPYYFLLDLCCSDILRSAICFPFVFNSVKNGSSWTYGTLTCKVIAFLGVLSCFHTAFMLFCISVTRYLAIAHHRFYTKRLTFWTCLAVICMVWTLSVAMAFPPVLDVGTYSFIREEDQCTFQHRSFRANDSLGFMLLLALILLATQLVYLKLIFFVHDRRKMKPVQFVAAVSQNWTFHGPGASGQAAANWLAGFGRGPTPPTLLGIRQNANTTGRRRLLVLDEFKMEKRISRMFYIMTFLFLTLWGPYLVACYWRVFARGPVVPGGFLTAAVWMSFAQAGINPFVCIFSNRELRRCFSTTLLYCRKSRLPREPYCVI; translated from the coding sequence ATGGCGAACTATAGCCATGCAGCTGACAACATTTTGCAAAATCTGTCACCTCTAACAGCCTTTCTGAAACTGACTTCCTTGGGTTTCATAATAGGAGTCAGCGTGGTGGGCAACCTCCTGATCTCCATTTTGCTAGTGAAAGATAAGACCTTGCATAGAGCACCTTACTACTTCCTGTTGGATCTTTGCTGTTCAGATATCCTCAGATCTGCAATTTGTTTCCCATTTGTATTCAACTCGGTCAAAAATGGCTCATCCTGGACTTATGGGACTCTGACTTGCAAAGTGATTGCCTTTCTGGGGGTTTTGTCCTGTTTCCACACTGCTTTCATGCTCTTCTGCATCAGTGTCACCAGATACTTAGCTATCGCCCATCACCGCTTCTATACAAAGAGGCTGACCTTTTGGACGTGTCTGGCTGTGATCTGTATGGTGTGGACTCTGTCTGTGGCCATGGCATTCCCCCCAGTTTTAGATGTGGGCACTTACTCATTCATTAGGGAGGAAGATCAATGCACCTTCCAACACCGCTCCTTCAGGGCTAATGATTCCTTAGGATTTATGCTGCTCCTTGCTCTCATCCTCCTAGCCACACAGCTTGTCTACCTCAAGCTGATATTTTTTGTCCACGATCGAAGGAAAATGAAGCCAGTCCAGTTTGTAGCAGCAGTCAGCCAGAACTGGACTTTCCATGGTCCTGGAGCCAGTGGCCAGGCAGCTGCCAATTGGCTAGCAGGATTTGGAAGGGGTCCCACACCACCCACCTTGCTGGGCATCAGGCAAAATGCAAACACCACAGGCAGAAGAAGGCTATTGGTCTTAGATGAGttcaaaatggagaaaagaatcaGCAGAATGTTCTATATAatgacttttctctttctaaCCTTGTGGGGCCCCTACCTGGTGGCCTGTTATTGGAGAGTTTTTGCAAGAGGGCCTGTAGTACCAGGGGGATTTTTAACAGCCGCTGTCTGGATGAGTTTTGCCCAAGCAGGAATCAATCCTTTTGTCTGCATTTTCTCCAACAGGGAGCTGAGGCGCTGTTTCAGCACAACCCTTCTTTACTGCAGAAAATCCAGGTTACCAAGGGAACCTTACTGTGTTATATGA